The DNA region CGGGCACGTACCGGTTCGGCCAGTGCGAGGTGGACTTCGATCGGGCGGAACTCCGGCGGGCAGGCGTGGTCGTGGACGTGACGGCGCTCGAGTTGCGCCTGCTTCGGGTGTTCTCGCGCAGTCGCGGCCGCGTCCTCACCCGTGAGCAGTTGATCCGGCAGGCCTGGGGCGACAACGTGTACATCGGCGATCGCGTGGTCGACACGCACATCCTGAACCTGCGCAAGAAGGTGGAGGCGGTGCCGACCTCCCCGCAGCACATCAGGAGCGTGCGCGGCATCGGGTACCGGTTCGATGGCTGACGGCTCGACGCAAACTCCACGCGCGCTGGGTGAGGGGTCGACGACGGCTGCCTAGAGTGACGCCAGGAGGCTCGACATGAAGACCCGTATCCTGATGCACGTCACCACAGCGGCGCTGCTCACCGCACTGTCCGGCAGCCTTGCCGCTCAAGGCCCCGCCTCGTCGGCGCAGGCCCTGCTGCGGACAGCCACCGACACGGAGGTCGTCGATGGCGACCCGAAGCGCGCGATCCCGCAGTACCTGGCCATCGTCGAACGCTACGGCAGCACTGACAGGGCCACGGCTGCGCAGGCACTGCTGCGCGCGGCGGAAGCGTATCGCAAGCTCGGCGACCCGCAGGCCGCGCGGGCCTATCAGCGACTGGTGGCCCAGTACCCTGACCAGCCCTCGGCCCTGAAGGTCGCGCGCACCCGCCTCTCGGCGACCACCGCGCAGGCGACCACCACGCCGGCCGTCCGCTCGCTGTGGAGTGGCGCCGACGTCGATCATCGCGGGCGCGTGTCGCATGACGGCAGGTACCTGTCGGGGGGCGACCGCACCGGGCGCGGCATGCTGATGATCCGCGACCTGGCTACCGGAGAGATGACCAGGCTCACGTCCGGCACGAAGCCCTACGAGTACGTGGAGCACTCGATCTTCTCGCCCGACGACACCAGGCTGGCCTACGTCTGGCTGAACGAGCGTCTTCGCTACGACCTGCGCGTCATCGATCGCACCGGCGGCCAGCCCCGGGTGCTGTACGAGTTGCCGGCGAAGGGCTGGATGCAGCCGTTCGACTGGTCGCCTGACGGCCGCCACATCGCCGTGCAGGTGAACACCGACGGCGTCCAGAAACTCGTCCTGGTATCGGTCGCCGACGACGCCGTCCGCGTGCTCAAGACGTTCGACTGGCGGTCGCCCATGAACATGAGCTTCTCGCCGGATGGCCGCTTCATCGCCTACGACCACTCACCGACCGACGATGGCCGGGCGCGCGACGTGTTCGTGATCGCCGTCGATGGTTCGCGGGAAGCGACGCTCGTCGATCACACGGCACACGACCAGGTGCTCGGGTGGTTCCCCGACGGCAAGCGCCTGCTCATCACGAGCGACCGGTCAGGCTCCAACGATGCCTACGCGCTCGACGTCGTCGATGGCCGGGCCGCGGGGGAGCCTCGGCTGGTCAAGCGCGACATCGACTTCGTGGCCGCACCGATGGGGTTCACGCGGCGGGGCGAGTTCGTCTACGGCATCCGGCCACGCTCGGCCGACGTGCACATCGCGTCGATCGACCCCACCACGGGCCGGGCCACGGCGGCCGAGCGTCCCGTCGGCGGTGGCTTCACGGGCAACCGGTTCGTGGGCACGTGGTCACCCGACGGTGCGTCGATGGCCTACCTGTCGTCTCGCCCTTACCAGAACAACCTCCGCATGCTGTCGGTGGCCTCGACGCACTCAGGCGAGGTGCGCACCGTGCCCGTCGCGCTCAACTGGTTCTACCCCCTCGTGTCATGGGCACCCGATGGGCGCCACCTGATCCTCGATGGCCAGGACGTCAAGGGTCGGTTCGGCCTGCAGCGCGTCGACCTCTCGTCCGGGCGCGTCGAGTTGCTGCTCGCAGCCGACGGCGCCGACAGCGCCAACAGCAGCTATCCGGTCGTCCATTCGCCGGACGGCCGGTTCCTGTACCTCGTGACGCAGTCGGGTCACGTCACGCGGCGCGAGATCGCCACGGGCGCGACGTCGGTCGTCGCACAGGGGCCGATCGTGACTTTCGCGCTGTCGCGCGACGGACGCACGTTGGCGGTGGTGCGGAGGCGATCGGCGGACGGCCGTGCGGTCGACCTCACGGCGACCGCGCCGTCGACCGACATCATCGAGGTGGCCCCAGTCGACGGCGGTCCGGCGCGCCAGGTCTTCACCGGTTCGCAACTGGGCCAGGCGCTGGCGTGGGCGCCAGATGGCCAGTCCATCTACGTCGCCCAGATGCCGGCGGGAACCGTCTGGCGCGTGCCTGCCGCGGGTGGGCCCGCCCAGGAACTGCCGATGAAGGTCGCAGGACTCACGCACATCAGCGTCCATCCGGACGGCAGGCAGATTGCCCTCAGTGGACGGACGCAGCAGCGCGAGGTGCTGGCGCTGGACCTCCGCGACGGACGGTGAGGGCCGGCGGCACGACACATTACCGTGGTAATGTGCGCTCATGGTCATCACACGTTCACGGCTGACCGCCCAGGGCCAGGTCTCGGTGCCGGCAGAGGTGCGACGCAAGCTCGGCATCGGGCCCGGGAGCCTGCTGGAGTGGACACAGGAGGGCGACGCGATCGTCGTCCGACGCTCGGGCACATACACCTCCGAGGACATCCAGCACGCCCTCTTCGGTGATGCGTCCCCCGAGCGGCGGTCCCTTCGCGCCTTGAAGGAAGGTATCCGGGCGCACGTCCGGGCCCGCCATGCGCGCGGTTGACACCAACGTGCTCGTCCGCCTGCTGACGCGGGATGACGCCAGGCAGGCGGCCGCCGCGGATGCCTTCGTGCAGCCGGGAGCGTGGGTGTCGGTCGTCGTCCTCGTCGAGGCGATGTGGGTACTCGGCACCGTCTACGAGCGCGATGCAAGGCAGATCGCCCTGGCCCTCGAGATGCTGCTGAACCATCGGAGCCTGGTGCTCCAGCACGCCGATGCCGCGCAGGCCGCGCTCCAGGTGTTCCGGCGCCGTCCGGCCCTGGGCTTCTCCGACTGCCTGGTGGTCGAACTGGCCAGGGCGGCAGGGCACGTACCTCTCGCCACCTTCGATCGCGCCCTCGGCAAGCTCGAGGGCACAGCCAGGCTCTGACTCCGGGAGACAACGGCAGCGGGAAGAGCGACCATTCGGCGCACTGGCGCGATAATGCGGGCCTTGCACACACGGTACGCCGCCTCGCTCCTGCTGCTGGCCCTCGCGGTCGGCTGCGCCCGCCCGACCACGCCCGAGGCGACGGCCGGTTCGGTCCCGGCAGCCTGGCCGCACCGCCTCGACGCCCCCGTCGCGACGGGTGAACACGGCATGGTCGTCACCGACGCACCGCTGGCGACGCAGGTCGGCCTCGACGTGCTGCGCGCAGGAGGGACCGCCGTCGATGCGAGCATCGCCGTCGCCTTCGCACTCGCGGTCGTGTGGCCCGAAGCCGGCAACGTCGGCGGTGGCGGCCTTGCGGTGCTGCACGTGAACGGCTCGACGACCGCACTCGACTTCCGGGAGACGGCTCCCGGCGCCGCGCATCGCGACATGTACCTCGATGCCGCCGGTGCACCGACGGACCGATCCGTGACCGGGCACCTGGCCGCCGGCGTACCGGGCAGTGTTGCCGGGCTCTGGGAGCTGCATCGCCGGCACGGCACGCGCCCCTGGGCCGACCTCCTGCAGCCCGCCATCGCACTCGCCGAGCAGGGCTTCCTGGTAGGTCGCGACGTCTCAGGCGACATCACGGCCGAGGCGTCGCGCCTGGCGCGCTTCCCCGAGTCGGCGCGGCTGTTCCTGCCCGGCGGCGCGCCCCTCGCGCCGGAGGCACGATTGGCCAATCCCGACCTCGCACGCGTGCTGTCACGCATCGCGCAGCGCGGGCGCGACGGCTTCTACACGGGCGAGACGGCCGACCTCCTCGTGGCCGAGATGCGTCGCGGTGGCGGCATCATCACGCACGACGACCTGGCCGGCTATGCCGCTCGCTGGCGCGACCCCATCGTGTTCACCTACCGCGGACACCGCATCGCCAGCATGCCCCCGCCCTCGTCAGGCGGCGTGACGCTGGCGATGATCGCGCAACAGCTCGAGTCTCACGACCTGAAGGCCCTCGGCTGGCGCTCCGCCACGACGGCACACCTGCAGGCCGAAGCGATGCGGCGCGCCTTCGCCGTTCGCAACGAGCAGCTCGGCGACTCCGACTTCGTCAAGGTCGACATCCTCAGGCTGTCGTCGAGGGCCTTCGCGCAGCAGCTCGCCCGCTCGATCAGGAGCGACCGCGCCACGCCGTCGTCGGAGGTCTCCGGCCGGACCGGTGCGGGCCCCGACGGGCCGCATACCACGCACTTCTCGGTGGCCGACCGCTTCGGGAACGCGGTGGCCCTCACGACCACGATCAACTCCGGTTTCGGCTCGGCGGTGACGGTGACGGGCGCGGGCTTCCTGCTGAACAACGAGATGGACGACTTCGCCAGCAAGCCGGGCGCCCCCAACCAGTTCGGCCTGGTGCAGGGCGAGGCCAACGCCATCGCGCCTGGCAAGCGCATGCTCTCCGCGATGACCCCCACGATCGTCTTCGGTGGGGACGGCGCGCCAGCGCTGGTGACCGGCGCGAGCGGTGGGCCCTACATCATCACGACCGTCTTCCAGCTGCTGTCGGCCATCGTCGATCACGGCGTCGACGTCGGCGCGGCGATGAGCGGTCCCCGCATCCATCACCAGCACCTGCCGGACGCGATCGCCCTGGAGAAGGACGGCTTCGACGCGGCCACCACGGCCGCCCTCGAGCGACTCGGGCACCGACTCACCTTCTTCGAGGTGCCCTCGACGGGCTGGACTGTCGCCGCGACGATCACGCGCAAGAACGGCCAGTGGCGCGGCATGGCCGACCCGCGCCTGCACGGCTCCGCGGCCGGGTATTAGGCAGGGCGCGGTGTCCCCACCGCGCCGTCGTCGATGGCGGCGCGGTCGGAGACCACGTCCTACCCGCCCCGATTCCCGATTCCCGACTCCCGACTCCCGACTCCCGACTCCCGACTCCCGTCACCGATACAGCAGATACTTCGCCCGCAGCGTCGTCCAGTTGACCTCGTCCTGCGCCCACTGCGCGGCGAGTTGCGCCGGGTCCTCACCCGTCATCGCGCGCGCGAGCTGGTCGGCCGACCCGAACAGCGTCGCCGTCCGCCGCAACTCGAGCTTGCCCGGGAACAGCCTGGCGATGGCCGCGATGATCTCGAGGCCGACGCGCACCGGGCGCAGCGCCGTGCGGTCGGTGACGATGAAGTAGATGCCCTGGCAGGCTTCGTCCTTGTACACGCTCGACGAGGGCGTGAACATGATCGGGTAGAACCTGATGCCCGGCAGGTTGCGCGCGTTGAGCTCCTCGGCCAGCAGCGTGCCGTCGATCCAGGGCGCGCCGATGCGCTCGAAGGGCGCATCGGTGCCGCGCCCCACCGACAGGTTCGCGTACTCGACTGCGCCGACGCCCGGGTACATGGTCGCCTGCGTGAGGTTGCGCATGTTCGGCGACGGGTTCACCCACATCAGGGCCGTCTCGTCCCACCACGCGTCGCGCGACCAGTTGCGCATCTCGACGACCGAGAGCTTCGCGCCGATCCTGCGCTCCTCGTTGAACAGCCTCGCCAGTTCGCCCAGCGTCATCCCGTGCCGCACCGGCATCGTCGGGAAGTACGCGATGTAGCTGCGCTCGGCGCCCTCGGGCAGCGGATCGGGCTTGGGCCCCTCCACCTGCCAGCCATTGATCGGGTTCGGCCGGTCGAGCACGACCACCTCGATGCCCCGCGACGCCGTGTCCTCGAGCAGGTACCCCAGCGCCGACATGTACGTGTAGAACCGCGCGCCGATGTCCTGCAGGTCCACCACCATCGTGTCGATGCCCTGCAGCATCTCCGGCGTCACCCGGCGGGTCTTGCCGTACAGCGAGTGGATCGTCAGCCCGGTCTTCTCGTCCACCGACGAGGGCACGTCCTCGTCGAGGATGCCGCGGATGCCGTGCTCCGGGCTGAACAACGCGACCACCGTCAGGTTCTTCGCCGCGACGAACGCGTCGATGGTCGACTGCCCGCCGCGCGTGCGACCGGTGTGGTTGGTGAGCAGGCCGATCTTCCGGCCGGCGAGCCGCGCGAAGCCCTCGGCCTGCAGCACGTCGATGCCAGTCATGGTCCGGAGGGGCGTCGAGCGCCCGCCCACCGTGCCCGACGGCCCCACCGCCGAGAAGTCGTGCGTGTCGACCACCGGCGCGGGTGCGACCCGGATGGCGCCGCCGACGATGTTGGCGACGCGCGCGCGGAGGGCGCCGACGTCGCCCTTGCCGTCGGGGTGGACACGGTTGGACAGGAACACGATGAACGTCCTGGTGCCGGGATCGATCCACAGCGACGTGCCGGTGAAGCCCGTGTGGCCGAAGGAGCGCGCCGGCAGCAGGTCGCCCTTGTTGGCCGAATAGCTCGAGTTGATGTCCCAGCCCAGCCCACGCACGTTGCGCTCGCCGGGCGGCGTGGAGGGCGAGGTCATGCGCGCCACGGTGAGCGGCGCGAGGATGCGCACGCCTTCGAGCGACCCGCCGTTGAGCAGCATGCGCGCGAAGCGGGAGAGGTCGGCGGCCGTCGTGAAGAGCCCGGCGTGGCCCGCGACGTTGTCCATGCGCCGCGCCGTGGGATCGTGCACCACGCCGCGCAGCCACGTGCCATCGGCCTGCCCGCACGGGAACGAGATCGGCCGGCACTTCTCGGTGGGCGCCATGCGCGACGTCAGCGAGGCGGGCGGACGGAACATCGTGTCCTTCATGCCGAGCGGCACGAACACCCGCTTGCGCGTGAACTCGTCGAGCGGCTCGCCAGACACCACCTTCACGAGGTGTCCCAGCAGGAAGAAGTTGATGTCGGAGTAGATGACGCGCTCGTCGATGCGCGCCACGGGCACCTCGTCGAGCGCCTTGCTGATCGCCGTGTCGTAGCCGTTCCACTCGGGGTTGAACTCGAGGTCGGGACGGAGGCCGGAGGTGTGCGTCAGCAGGTGGCGGATGGTGATGTCGCGCTTGCCGTACTTCTCGAAGCCCGGCAGGTGCATGGCGACGCGGTCGGTGAGCCGCAGCTTGCCCTCCTCGACCAGCATCATCACCGCCGTGGTCGTGGCGACCACCTTGGTGAGCGACGCGGCGTCGAAGATGGTGTCGGCGGTCATCGGCTCCGGCGTCGGCTGCACCTGGCGCTGGCCGATCGAGGCCTGCCACTCGACGGCCCGCTCCGTGCCGACGGCCACCACGGCCCCTGGCAGTTCCTTGCGAGCGATCGCCGCCTCGACGGTCTTCACGATGGCGGCCAGCCTGCCTCGGTCGAAGCGGCCCGACGGTGCCGGCTGGCGCGGCGGGCGCGTGGTCCGGGAGGGCGCCTGCGCGTGTGCCAGGGGCGTCACGAGCAGGGAGGCGAGCAGGCACACGGCGGGGGCGAGCATTCGCGGCATGGCAGCGAATTATGCCCCGTGCGGACCGCAACCCGAACGGGAGGATAATCCGCCTATCGTGGACAAGAGCCTTCGTTCAGCGATTGTCGTCGGTGCGGGAACCATGGGCGCGCAGATCGCCGCGCACCTGGCCAACGCGGGCGTCGAGGTGCACCTGGTGGACGTCGATGCCGCCACGGCGGCCGCCGGCTGGAAGCGCGCGCTGGCCCTCAAGCCCGACCCGCTGTTCACGCCCGCCCACGCCGCGCTGGTCCGTACGGGGGCAATCGGGGACGCCGACTTCTCGGCGACAGACTGGATCATCGAAGCCATCGTCGAGAAGCTGGAGCCCAAGCGCGAGTTGTTCGCCCGGATTGACGCCCAGCGCGGCGCCCGCACCATCGTCAGCTCGAACACCTCGGGGTTGCCGCTGGCGAGCCTGGTCGAGGGCCGGTCCGAGGCCTTCGCGGCGCACCTGCTGGGCACGCACTTCTTCAACCCGCCCCGGTACATGCCGCTGGTGGAGGTCATCCCGGTGGCGGCCACCAGCGAGGAGACACTCGCGCGCGCCCGGCACTGGCTCGAGGTCAGGCTCGGCCGCAGCGTCGTCGTCGCCCGCGACTCGCCCAACTTCATCGCCAACCACCTCGGCCTGTACGGCCTGTTCAAGGTGCTGCAGGCCTGGGAGCAGGGGCCGTTCGACATCGACGCCATCGACGCACTGACCGGCCCGACGATCGGCCGCCCCAAGAGCGCGACGTTCCGCACCATCGACATCACCGGCCTGGACGTGGCCGCCTACGTGGCCGGCAACTTCGCGAGGAGCACGACCGACGCCGACCTGAAGCGGCTGTTCACGCTGGGACCGCGGGTCGCCGGCATGCTCGAGCGCGGGCTGGTCGGCGAGAAGGCCGGTCAGGGGTTCTTCAAGCGCGTGAAGGGAGCGGGCGGCTCTTCCGACATCCTCGTGCTCGATCCGGCAACGTTCACGTACGTGCCGCGCACGCCCGTCCAACGACCGGCACTCGACGCGCTGCGCGACGTCCGCGGCGGCGCCGCGGCCCGCATCAAGGCGCTCCTGCTCGGGACGTCCGAGGAGTCGGCGTTCACCAGGGCGACGCTCGGCGACACGCTGCTCTACGCCGCTCGCGTATGGCAACACGTCGCGCACGACATCGACGATGTGGATCGGGCGATGCGGTGGGGGTTCGGGTGGGAACTCGGGCCGTTCGAGACCATCGACGCGGTCGGCATTCGCGAGCTGGTCGGGGCGATGGGCGCCGAGCCACCCCCCTTGCTGGCCGAGGCACTCGCGGCAGGCCGCAACACGGTCAGGACGCAGCCGTTCCTGGCAGAGCCCGCGGAACTGCTGGTGCTCGCTGGCGCGCGCGCCCGGAACGCCGTCGTCGAGAGCAACGCGGCCGCCTCGGTGCTCGACACCGGAGAGGGCATCTTCGCCGTCGAGCTGCACTCGAAGATGAACGCCATCGGCGGCGACACGCTGGCGATGATCCGCGCCGGGATCGCCCGCGCCGAGCAGGAGGGCGTCGGCCTGCTCATCGCCACCCAGGGCCAGGCGTTCTCCGCGGGCGCGAACCTCATGCTCCTCGTGATGGCGGCCCAGGAAGGCGACTGGGACGAGGTGGACGCAATGGT from Luteitalea sp. TBR-22 includes:
- a CDS encoding LpqB family beta-propeller domain-containing protein, with amino-acid sequence MKTRILMHVTTAALLTALSGSLAAQGPASSAQALLRTATDTEVVDGDPKRAIPQYLAIVERYGSTDRATAAQALLRAAEAYRKLGDPQAARAYQRLVAQYPDQPSALKVARTRLSATTAQATTTPAVRSLWSGADVDHRGRVSHDGRYLSGGDRTGRGMLMIRDLATGEMTRLTSGTKPYEYVEHSIFSPDDTRLAYVWLNERLRYDLRVIDRTGGQPRVLYELPAKGWMQPFDWSPDGRHIAVQVNTDGVQKLVLVSVADDAVRVLKTFDWRSPMNMSFSPDGRFIAYDHSPTDDGRARDVFVIAVDGSREATLVDHTAHDQVLGWFPDGKRLLITSDRSGSNDAYALDVVDGRAAGEPRLVKRDIDFVAAPMGFTRRGEFVYGIRPRSADVHIASIDPTTGRATAAERPVGGGFTGNRFVGTWSPDGASMAYLSSRPYQNNLRMLSVASTHSGEVRTVPVALNWFYPLVSWAPDGRHLILDGQDVKGRFGLQRVDLSSGRVELLLAADGADSANSSYPVVHSPDGRFLYLVTQSGHVTRREIATGATSVVAQGPIVTFALSRDGRTLAVVRRRSADGRAVDLTATAPSTDIIEVAPVDGGPARQVFTGSQLGQALAWAPDGQSIYVAQMPAGTVWRVPAAGGPAQELPMKVAGLTHISVHPDGRQIALSGRTQQREVLALDLRDGR
- a CDS encoding AbrB/MazE/SpoVT family DNA-binding domain-containing protein codes for the protein MVITRSRLTAQGQVSVPAEVRRKLGIGPGSLLEWTQEGDAIVVRRSGTYTSEDIQHALFGDASPERRSLRALKEGIRAHVRARHARG
- a CDS encoding PIN domain-containing protein, which translates into the protein MRAVDTNVLVRLLTRDDARQAAAADAFVQPGAWVSVVVLVEAMWVLGTVYERDARQIALALEMLLNHRSLVLQHADAAQAALQVFRRRPALGFSDCLVVELARAAGHVPLATFDRALGKLEGTARL
- the ggt gene encoding gamma-glutamyltransferase gives rise to the protein MHTRYAASLLLLALAVGCARPTTPEATAGSVPAAWPHRLDAPVATGEHGMVVTDAPLATQVGLDVLRAGGTAVDASIAVAFALAVVWPEAGNVGGGGLAVLHVNGSTTALDFRETAPGAAHRDMYLDAAGAPTDRSVTGHLAAGVPGSVAGLWELHRRHGTRPWADLLQPAIALAEQGFLVGRDVSGDITAEASRLARFPESARLFLPGGAPLAPEARLANPDLARVLSRIAQRGRDGFYTGETADLLVAEMRRGGGIITHDDLAGYAARWRDPIVFTYRGHRIASMPPPSSGGVTLAMIAQQLESHDLKALGWRSATTAHLQAEAMRRAFAVRNEQLGDSDFVKVDILRLSSRAFAQQLARSIRSDRATPSSEVSGRTGAGPDGPHTTHFSVADRFGNAVALTTTINSGFGSAVTVTGAGFLLNNEMDDFASKPGAPNQFGLVQGEANAIAPGKRMLSAMTPTIVFGGDGAPALVTGASGGPYIITTVFQLLSAIVDHGVDVGAAMSGPRIHHQHLPDAIALEKDGFDAATTAALERLGHRLTFFEVPSTGWTVAATITRKNGQWRGMADPRLHGSAAGY
- a CDS encoding exo-beta-N-acetylmuramidase NamZ domain-containing protein, whose amino-acid sequence is MPRMLAPAVCLLASLLVTPLAHAQAPSRTTRPPRQPAPSGRFDRGRLAAIVKTVEAAIARKELPGAVVAVGTERAVEWQASIGQRQVQPTPEPMTADTIFDAASLTKVVATTTAVMMLVEEGKLRLTDRVAMHLPGFEKYGKRDITIRHLLTHTSGLRPDLEFNPEWNGYDTAISKALDEVPVARIDERVIYSDINFFLLGHLVKVVSGEPLDEFTRKRVFVPLGMKDTMFRPPASLTSRMAPTEKCRPISFPCGQADGTWLRGVVHDPTARRMDNVAGHAGLFTTAADLSRFARMLLNGGSLEGVRILAPLTVARMTSPSTPPGERNVRGLGWDINSSYSANKGDLLPARSFGHTGFTGTSLWIDPGTRTFIVFLSNRVHPDGKGDVGALRARVANIVGGAIRVAPAPVVDTHDFSAVGPSGTVGGRSTPLRTMTGIDVLQAEGFARLAGRKIGLLTNHTGRTRGGQSTIDAFVAAKNLTVVALFSPEHGIRGILDEDVPSSVDEKTGLTIHSLYGKTRRVTPEMLQGIDTMVVDLQDIGARFYTYMSALGYLLEDTASRGIEVVVLDRPNPINGWQVEGPKPDPLPEGAERSYIAYFPTMPVRHGMTLGELARLFNEERRIGAKLSVVEMRNWSRDAWWDETALMWVNPSPNMRNLTQATMYPGVGAVEYANLSVGRGTDAPFERIGAPWIDGTLLAEELNARNLPGIRFYPIMFTPSSSVYKDEACQGIYFIVTDRTALRPVRVGLEIIAAIARLFPGKLELRRTATLFGSADQLARAMTGEDPAQLAAQWAQDEVNWTTLRAKYLLYR
- a CDS encoding 3-hydroxyacyl-CoA dehydrogenase/enoyl-CoA hydratase family protein, coding for MDKSLRSAIVVGAGTMGAQIAAHLANAGVEVHLVDVDAATAAAGWKRALALKPDPLFTPAHAALVRTGAIGDADFSATDWIIEAIVEKLEPKRELFARIDAQRGARTIVSSNTSGLPLASLVEGRSEAFAAHLLGTHFFNPPRYMPLVEVIPVAATSEETLARARHWLEVRLGRSVVVARDSPNFIANHLGLYGLFKVLQAWEQGPFDIDAIDALTGPTIGRPKSATFRTIDITGLDVAAYVAGNFARSTTDADLKRLFTLGPRVAGMLERGLVGEKAGQGFFKRVKGAGGSSDILVLDPATFTYVPRTPVQRPALDALRDVRGGAAARIKALLLGTSEESAFTRATLGDTLLYAARVWQHVAHDIDDVDRAMRWGFGWELGPFETIDAVGIRELVGAMGAEPPPLLAEALAAGRNTVRTQPFLAEPAELLVLAGARARNAVVESNAAASVLDTGEGIFAVELHSKMNAIGGDTLAMIRAGIARAEQEGVGLLIATQGQAFSAGANLMLLVMAAQEGDWDEVDAMVRAFQSTVLSLRDAQVPVVNAVNGLTLGGATEMSLHACAVQAAAETYMGLPEVGVGLIPAGCGTKEMLWRAANRRASRQADLLPFVQKAFETIGFATVSTSAPQARELGFLRDGDGVTMHRSRLHADARALVKARAAGYLPGHAPAAIPVGGPDVRAALDLGVHLAHRAGRISDHDATIGRKLAWILSGGDVPHATEVPESYVLDLEREAFLSLCGEPKTQARIAHTLKTGKPLRN